The region ACCGCAGTGACCACTACTGCAGGAGAGCAGGAACTGGAATTGCTAAAAGGGAGATTCGAAAAGAGAGAGGCCGGAGTAACGGAATTGATGGAGCTATACGAAAAAACTGAAGCCATCTATGTTCAGGCATCCGTATCTATTTCCAATACAGAGACTATTTACACCGTAGATTCGACCAATTCTTCGAGTGGCGATGCCTACATGGGGTGAGATCTTAGCCGAAATAAAAGAATCTGCAAGGACTGATGGCAGTCCTGACTTCGATTCGATCCGCCGTCGCTATTTGCAAGGCATGCACCATGTGACTGGAAGAGCATCGATACTATATGCTACTGCTTGGCTTGAACCGACACCAATTTCTCCCGCGGAACTTCAGATTAGCTTGGCTGATGTGCAAGGGTTTATGGAAGCCGTATCCAATATAGATGAGCGAGAACTGGATCTTATCGTGCATAGCCCTGGTGGATCGGCGGAGGCCGCCGAATCGCTGGTGGAGTACCTCAGGGAGCGATTTGATCATATCCGAGTATTCGTGCCTGTTGCTGCCATGTCTGCCGCGACCATGATTGCGCTGTCTGCCGATGAAGTGGTTATGGGTCAGCATTCGCAACTCGGACCGATAGATCCGCAATTCATAATCTCTACACCTGAGGGACCCAGATCGGCTCCGGCTAAAGCAATTCTCAATCAGTTTGAGCTTGCCAAGGACGAGTGCAAGGAGCCGGAAAACCTCGCTGCATGGATGCCAATTCTCAGGACGTATTCACCCGGATTGCTAACTCAATGCAACGATTCCCGGAGTCTTGCGTCTACAATGGTGGCCGGATGGTTAGAGCGCTATATGCTCTCTGCTGAAGAAGGCGCAGTTTCGAAGGCGCAGTGTATTGCTGATTGGTTTGCAGAATATGACTCGTTCCAATCACACAGTCGCCGCGTGGGTCGCGATGAAGCCAGGCAGCAAGGAGTAAAGATCCGCGATCTAGAGGAAGACGGGAATCTGCAGGATGTGGTGCTCTCGGTGCATCACGCGACGATGCACACGTTCGGCAGTACCGGGGCGCACAAGATAATCGAGAATCATCATGGACGTTCATGGGTCCGGATGAGTAGGCCGCTGGCGATTCCTGGAGTGCGAGACCCGGCAGATGGCGAGTCGGGATGACGTGTGAGATGCCGTGCTGGTCGAAAGTGAAAGCAAGACACGTACGAGAGCGTCGCTAGACGAATACTTGGGCTTGAGCGAGGAGAACCAGCTCACGCTTCCCGATTGAAGGAACCATCCCCATGAACAACGGTCGAACGGTCTTTATGAACGGCCACTTCGTGCCCGAGACCGAGGCGCGCGTATCGGTGTTCGACTCGGCGCTGGTGTGGGGCGACATGGTGTTCGAGACCACGCGCTCGTTCGCCCATCGTCCCTTCAAGCTGCGCGAGCATCTGGAGCGGCTGCACGCGTCCATGATCGCCAGCGACATCGACTGCGGCATGACG is a window of Chloroflexota bacterium DNA encoding:
- a CDS encoding serine protease, with amino-acid sequence MPTWGEILAEIKESARTDGSPDFDSIRRRYLQGMHHVTGRASILYATAWLEPTPISPAELQISLADVQGFMEAVSNIDERELDLIVHSPGGSAEAAESLVEYLRERFDHIRVFVPVAAMSAATMIALSADEVVMGQHSQLGPIDPQFIISTPEGPRSAPAKAILNQFELAKDECKEPENLAAWMPILRTYSPGLLTQCNDSRSLASTMVAGWLERYMLSAEEGAVSKAQCIADWFAEYDSFQSHSRRVGRDEARQQGVKIRDLEEDGNLQDVVLSVHHATMHTFGSTGAHKIIENHHGRSWVRMSRPLAIPGVRDPADGESG
- a CDS encoding aminotransferase class IV, with amino-acid sequence MNNGRTVFMNGHFVPETEARVSVFDSALVWGDMVFETTRSFAHRPFKLREHLERLHASMIASDIDCGMTLDELEEATDELVRRNEPLYPPDVDFTIVHNMSPGVFALYA